From a single Gammaproteobacteria bacterium genomic region:
- a CDS encoding lipoprotein, whose product MSRLRPTLLLLLGLLAAAVLASAGCGQKGDLYLPDHSEDRQAD is encoded by the coding sequence ATGTCCCGCCTCCGACCGACCCTGCTGCTCCTGCTTGGCCTGCTCGCGGCCGCCGTGCTCGCGAGCGCCGGCTGCGGCCAGAAGGGTGATCTGTATCTGCCCGACCACAGCGAGGACCGGCAGGCGGACTGA
- a CDS encoding carboxylesterase, whose product MPHELLESLIIEPPTAATASVIWLHGLGADGHDFEPLVPELGQLERGVRFVLPHAPHRPVTINAGHVMRAWYDIRGTDIAADTDAAGIRASSAAVGELIATEVARGVPPERIVLAGFSQGGAVALQAGLTGALPLAGILALSTYVPLPGALATDLTGAGRGIPIFMAHGHDDPVVPFALGAASRDHLVALGCRVAFHAYRMPHTLCAEELTDIRAWLDGRLPGR is encoded by the coding sequence ATGCCCCATGAACTATTGGAATCCCTGATCATCGAACCGCCGACCGCGGCCACGGCCAGCGTCATCTGGCTGCACGGGCTGGGCGCGGACGGCCACGACTTCGAGCCCCTGGTGCCCGAGCTGGGGCAGCTCGAGCGCGGCGTGCGCTTCGTGCTGCCCCACGCGCCCCACCGGCCGGTCACGATCAATGCCGGCCATGTGATGCGCGCCTGGTATGACATCCGCGGCACGGACATCGCCGCGGACACCGACGCGGCCGGTATCCGCGCCTCCAGCGCGGCCGTCGGCGAACTCATCGCCACCGAGGTCGCGCGCGGCGTGCCGCCCGAGCGCATCGTCCTGGCCGGCTTCTCACAGGGCGGTGCCGTGGCCCTGCAGGCCGGCTTGACCGGCGCGTTGCCGCTCGCTGGTATCCTGGCGCTGTCGACGTATGTGCCGCTACCGGGCGCGCTCGCCACCGATCTGACCGGGGCCGGCCGCGGTATCCCCATCTTCATGGCGCACGGCCACGACGATCCGGTGGTGCCCTTTGCCCTGGGCGCGGCCAGCCGCGACCACCTCGTCGCGCTGGGCTGCCGCGTGGCGTTCCACGCCTATCGCATGCCGCACACACTGTGCGCGGAGGAGCTTACCGATATCCGTGCATGGCTCGACGGGCGACTCCCAGGGCGCTGA
- a CDS encoding c-type cytochrome, whose protein sequence is MRRLLLIALCLLAGTAGAAPAEPNGALLYARNCAACHGESGHGGVGIPLALPAFLASVDDAYLEHTIRLGRPGRVMPAFNRLSDTEIAAIVRHVRGWQHGATPARFSTAPVAGDPTHGAALFAQHCAVCHGDHGQGGHGTGVTFSRPRDLPIIAPALNNTGFLQAATDAMIKATLMHGRAGTPMVSFIEQGLSEQDIDDLVSYVRSLEATATPAPAEPEPAMLMMESPYGLEETVEAVKRAAVGKNFRLIRDQYLEDGLFPEDEINTRQVMVYFCNFQFLYDALALDPRIGLFLPCRVTVVEQGGKVLVMSVNPKRLGHLFNNAELDRACDEMSRLYTDILEEATL, encoded by the coding sequence ATGCGACGCCTGCTGCTGATCGCGCTGTGTCTGCTTGCGGGCACGGCCGGCGCCGCGCCGGCCGAACCCAACGGTGCCCTCCTGTACGCCCGCAACTGCGCCGCCTGTCACGGTGAGTCCGGCCATGGCGGCGTGGGTATTCCGCTCGCCTTGCCGGCCTTTCTGGCCAGCGTCGATGATGCCTATCTGGAGCATACTATCCGCCTGGGGCGGCCGGGCCGCGTCATGCCCGCGTTCAACCGCCTGAGCGATACCGAGATCGCCGCCATCGTCCGGCACGTGCGCGGCTGGCAGCACGGCGCGACGCCGGCACGCTTCTCCACCGCACCCGTCGCCGGCGATCCGACACATGGCGCCGCGCTGTTCGCGCAGCACTGCGCCGTCTGCCATGGCGACCACGGCCAGGGCGGCCACGGCACCGGCGTGACCTTTTCGCGGCCACGTGACCTGCCGATCATCGCACCCGCGCTGAACAACACCGGTTTCCTGCAGGCGGCCACCGACGCGATGATCAAGGCGACGCTCATGCACGGGCGTGCCGGCACACCCATGGTGTCCTTCATCGAACAGGGCCTCTCAGAACAGGACATCGACGATCTCGTCAGCTATGTGCGCAGTCTCGAAGCGACCGCGACACCGGCACCGGCCGAACCGGAGCCGGCCATGCTGATGATGGAGTCGCCCTATGGGCTGGAGGAGACGGTCGAGGCGGTGAAGCGCGCCGCGGTGGGCAAGAATTTCCGCCTGATCCGCGACCAGTATCTCGAGGACGGACTCTTTCCGGAGGATGAGATCAACACCCGGCAGGTGATGGTGTACTTCTGCAACTTCCAGTTTCTCTATGATGCCCTGGCGCTGGACCCACGGATCGGTCTGTTTCTGCCCTGCCGCGTCACCGTGGTGGAGCAGGGCGGCAAGGTCCTGGTCATGAGCGTCAATCCGAAACGACTCGGCCATCTGTTCAACAACGCCGAGCTCGACCGGGCCTGTGATGAGATGTCCCGGCTCTACACCGATATCCTCGAGGAGGCGACGCTATGA
- a CDS encoding DUF302 domain-containing protein: MMRARCLLAGLLLWVVAAAAVADDMLMVRSSEAFAETMLLLQEAISAQGYTLSRVQRVDIGLTEFGYETDKYRVVFFGKPEEIRSLSARYPELIPHLPLQIAIFAEAEETLLATANPTYLSEAYGDPELTALFLRWEQDLRAILERVRRKK, from the coding sequence ATGATGCGCGCGCGGTGCCTGCTGGCGGGGCTGCTGCTGTGGGTCGTGGCGGCCGCCGCCGTGGCCGACGACATGCTGATGGTGCGCTCTTCCGAGGCCTTCGCGGAGACCATGCTGCTGCTGCAGGAAGCGATCAGCGCGCAGGGCTACACGCTGTCGCGGGTCCAGCGCGTCGACATCGGCCTGACGGAATTCGGCTACGAGACCGATAAGTACCGGGTGGTGTTCTTCGGCAAGCCGGAGGAGATCCGCTCCCTCAGCGCCCGGTATCCAGAATTGATCCCCCATCTGCCGCTGCAGATCGCCATCTTCGCCGAGGCGGAGGAGACACTGCTGGCCACGGCCAACCCGACCTATCTGAGCGAGGCCTATGGCGATCCTGAGCTGACCGCGCTGTTCCTCCGCTGGGAGCAGGATCTGCGCGCCATTCTGGAGCGGGTACGCCGCAAAAAATAG